The segment TGGGTTCCTGTTTTTTACCAGTTACTTGCCCTATATTCCACACAATCTCCATAATACCACACAATTTGTGGCAAGGACAATAATTTGAAAGGCAAAATAGAGTGCGATGTGAAGACTGATATGCATCATAATATTTCAAGTTGATGAACAGACAAGTCACATGCAATAAGAAGATTGAAATTGCATTCAGATGCACACAAACGAGATAAGGGTTTTGTGGTTAAGGTACACGCCCATTGAGatttttgtaattatatttttaaaaggtTCACACAAACGAGATAAGGGTTTTGTGGTTAAGGTACACGCTCATTGAGatttttgtaattatatttttaaaaggtGCATACTGTGAAAAAAATTATGAAGGTTAGATGGATTTGACAACAGCCTGTAGAATAGGCAGATGGAAGACTTTCTGATATGTCCAAATTTGAATTTATTGGAGTTGCATTGAAATCCACACTGCAAAGAAAAGTGAGGATAAGATTTATGTGATCACCTTTCCAAACCCAATTTTGTAGCTGTAGTCAAATTTGTCAGCTACTTAAGTATTTGTATTCATTTATCATCATAAAAGAAAACTGATGGAGATTCAGTTTTGTCTCCGTCGTGCAGAAGAGGATTAATTTTTGTGGAAGATGTATTATGCATGAAGGGCAGAGACAGCCAAGGGAAGCGCATTTTACATATATAGAAGCAGAGTGAAAGAGGCGAGGAAAGAGTGAATAAGAATATATTCATCATTTACAACTCTATTTCAACTGAAAAATTTAAGAATCATAACATTTCCCaatatacatatatttaattaaattatataatttattattattcaaaCTCTTCATATATGTCATTAGGTGTTTAGTTTTTTTATAGAGTAAAAGTTGGGAGTACATGgtagaatttgaaaaaaaatattaatagatATTAAACTTAAACATTTTTttgtttaatattatttatatcatCAATCTTAAAAAATTGACACAAAATCTTTTACTCAAAATTAACAAATTTTCACACTTTGATATCACACACCATACACATTAGAAATTAGAACCATATttattaaaaagataaataaataaaactaacaaACAATTATGTGACATGCAAATGACCATAGACTCCTCTTAAATAGTTTCAAACTATATAACTGAATAAATAAAGTCTAACACGTGCAAGTACGATTCTAAATCATCAAATTTAATAGTGAATATCTTACCATATCTTGAACAATCATAACTTGAGAGTTCATGATTTTATTGGTTTGGAGATCATGAATGGCTGAAGGAAGGTTATCTTTAGAATTCTCCTGTTTTATTCATTTGTCGGCATCCAAGCGATATTCTTTAAAGTCTCATTCGTTAACCAGGCCTGTAAACTCAAGTAGTTCAAGTAGTTGTTGACTTTCTAGCCACGCATGTTATCCCTCCGACAATCTTAATTATAGAAAAAGTATTGTATTTAGAACCGGCGGACAAGAAAGTACCGTGATGAACACAAATTCGAAAACTTTCCACAGGAGATAATGACCTGAGTAATCATGAATCTTGACCGTAGAAATTTGGTTCCTTTGTATAGCCTACTAAAAGCTAACAGTTGTTGGAGCTCAGATACCCCACGGCAAGGGAATCCCAAAGACATGGCTTCGTCTCTCCCACGTCTGCACGCAGTAATGGTGCCCATTCCTGCTCAAGGCCATATCAACCCTTTCTTTCACTTGGCAAAACTTTTAGCTGCCCGGGGATTTTTCGTCACTTTCATCAATACAAAGTGGACAGAGGAAAGAATTTTTCGACCTCCTAACGATGCCACTGCGATCTCTAGTCGGTTGCAGCAGCAAGGAATGCACTTCCGCTTTCTCTCTCTTCCTGACGGCCTCCCTCCTCACCATCCTCGCCTTCTTATAATCCATGAGTTTTTccaagcaatacaaaaactaagcCCCGCCATGGTTCGACTCCTACAAAATACGGCCGATGAGGCTCCACCAATAACTTGCATGATAGCGGATTCTCTCTTCGCCTGTACTGAAGAGGTGGCCACAGTGCTTGGTGTTCCCCGCGCCATATTCTGGACATTCTCTTGCTCTGCGTCCATTGCGTTAACTAATTCCCGGTTTCTCTTCGACAAGGGACTCATTCCAGTCAATGGTATGATTTAACGGTCAATTTGCATAGTTATTTGCGTATCTGAAAATGTTTCAAAATATTTATTGCTATTTATGGTGTTGTGTACAGTGAAGGAGGCACAGCGCCCAGAAAACCTTATCACTTGTCTGCCCGGAAACATTCCACCAGTCAAACCAACGGATTTGATAATATTCTTCCGAAGCAAGTCCGATCCTATGTTCGATATCTTTCTTTACGTATCAGACAAACAGAAGAAGGCTGATTACATGCTTGTCAATACGTTCGATGAGCTTGAAGGTCCGGGAGACGTAACGGGACTCTCCAATGGGTGTCCTGTTCTCACCGTCGGCCCTGTCTTCTTCCCGGAGTTTCTCCAAGCCAGTGACTCTTCTGTGAACATTTCAACAAGCCTTTGGGAGGATGATCTTGACTGCCTTAAGTGGCTTGACACGCAAGAACCTTTATCTGTTCTGTACATCTCTTTTGGGAGCATCGCAGTTATGTCGATTGAGCAGTTGCAAGAACTGGCTCTAGGGCTGGAGGCCAGCCAGCAGCCGTTTCTGTGGGTAGTGAGGATTGACATAGCCGATGGACACGCCGCAGTTTTGCCTGAAGGATTTAGCGAACGAGTTAATGGCCGTGGAATGCTTGTGGATTGGTCTCCTCAGTTAAAAGTTTTGGCTCATCCATCTGTTGGAGGATTCTTGACGCACAACGGCTGGAACTCTACTCTGGAAAGCATAAGCATGGGAGTGCCTATGATCGGATGGCCGCTGTGGGCTGAACAGTATCACAACACTAGACTTTGCAAAGAGATATGGAAGATAGGCATGGATATTGAGTCTCGGCTAGAAGATGACACAGTATTGGTAACAAGAGAGGAGGTGGAGAAGGTTGTTCGAATGATGATGATGACTGGGGATGAAGGGAGTGATTTCAGAAAGAGGGCGCTAAAGCTGAAGGAAGCTGCCCGCAGAGCAGTAAAAGCGGGAGGTTCGTCGCATggaaatttggataagtttacacAAGACATGATCGGAATAGCCAACTCTCTATCCATATAAAAATAAATTTCCTTCCTCTTATGGTTTGTTCTTGAAAGATATGAACAAACAGCTGGTTGAACACTTTTCATATGCTTTCTTTCCAAATATGATGTACTGTTTTCAATGTTTAAGAATCGGATTGCATGCCTGGAGAAAGTAACTCGCAAATGTCGTAAGAACGAATTACTATCAGCAGCAAGGGAATATTGATTTTCGTATTACCTTGACGTGTCTCTTATAATGATCTAGATAAAATTAAGAAGTCGTTATATGCTTACCCTCTCTATTTTCTTTGGACGTTTCCCTTTAATCTCACACTGTGATTTTAAATGTTctttttttcattctttttcattttGTGATTTTGTTTTCTTCTCGCAATTCGTATTAGTGATGTGGATTCATAGAAGAGGAATATTAGAACAATTTATCGTTTATTTCTTATTGTAAAGGTGGTCTTTTTATGAGATGATTTGTGTTGACTTCATGCATTTCGCAATATGTAAGATGATAGAATTAACAATTATATCTTATCATGCAATATCTAGTTAGTTTGAAAGTCATAATGTTGACAAGATCATAACATTGTTGTGGTGGTCATCAAGGTTCAAACCTACATTGGGTCCTTGAATTCATAGCCATGTGCGTATGTTGAGCTAACATGCTTGTAGGATATGTGCCTTCATTGGGTTGTTGAGCTTGCAAGTTGTGGGTTTTCACTAGGTTGTTGGGCTTGCAAGTTTGGATATTATGATAATTCCTTGGAGACAGAGACCCCTAGTAGCGATCAAGATGATAAAACCATTGTGTTGTAAGTTGTCACTCTAGACTCAAACCAAGCTAAAAACTTAGGTAACCCACATCAAAAATATGTTTTCGGTAAAGACAATAGTGTAGCAGTCAAGTCATAACATTGTCATGGcatccaccaaggttcaaactcCCTCTAAGTCTTTTAGCTTGTAGACCATATGGATCTGTCACACTAATATGCTtggaagatgtgtgcctttgttgggCTATTGTGCACACAAGATATGGGTATATATTGGATTGTTATGGTCATGAGTTTAAATATGGTGATTAGCTTGTAGACCATGTGGATCTGTCACACTAATATGCTTGGAAGATGTGTGCTTTTGTTGGGCTATTGTGGACACAAGATATGGGTATTTATTGGATTGTTATGATCATGAGTTTAAATATGGTGATAATGTCTTGGAGACCAAGGCTTCCCAATATTAGCCTTGGCAAGAAGAGACCTCATGTTAGTGGTCTCAATAAACTCAAAACACATTAAAAATATGAGTAACCcacattaaataaatattgaagTTCTTTACATTTCTTGAATGTaactttattttttaatatagTAACAAGTTGGTTGCAGttttagttttgtttttattttattttacaaaaTAATTTGTAACATATGAATTACACTTTTTATAATATTCAGCaacataatcatttacatttattAGTATATGATAATATCAATTAGATTAATCaactaaatatttcaaaataaattCTAAAGTGGTCAATAAAAAGATAAGTATGTTTCTATGGATTTATTTTAATAGAGATTTCATATATAACAATAAAGCATAGCTTAGAAAAGAATTTTTTGGTATAGTTAAATGTTTAATATAAATGTCATATAAGATAGCaacaataataatatataattaaatagaTATTGTTAAGCTACAACAAATAGTAGATATAAACCCTGGTGGCTACGGTTACGAGTTTGGCTATGAATGGCAGAAGATTTTACAGAGACAGAAAAATGGGGGAGGAAGACGTGGTGAATTGttttgataaagataatgagagCTTAAGAGTTAATAAAATGGCGGATGGTGGCTACAACAATGGCTCCCTGGGCAGATATGGCTGAATTCATTATGAGGTAAATTACGCTTGATGGCAGATATGCTAGTATCTTTacttatcattttaccatcttaaatcactttaggcatggcaaaGTTATTTCAATTCCATTCtatctatttcttctttggagaatagtATAGAAAAACATGTTGAGAATCTGAATAATTCggtcctccatga is part of the Cryptomeria japonica chromosome 10, Sugi_1.0, whole genome shotgun sequence genome and harbors:
- the LOC131039320 gene encoding 7-deoxyloganetin glucosyltransferase → MASSLPRLHAVMVPIPAQGHINPFFHLAKLLAARGFFVTFINTKWTEERIFRPPNDATAISSRLQQQGMHFRFLSLPDGLPPHHPRLLIIHEFFQAIQKLSPAMVRLLQNTADEAPPITCMIADSLFACTEEVATVLGVPRAIFWTFSCSASIALTNSRFLFDKGLIPVNVKEAQRPENLITCLPGNIPPVKPTDLIIFFRSKSDPMFDIFLYVSDKQKKADYMLVNTFDELEGPGDVTGLSNGCPVLTVGPVFFPEFLQASDSSVNISTSLWEDDLDCLKWLDTQEPLSVLYISFGSIAVMSIEQLQELALGLEASQQPFLWVVRIDIADGHAAVLPEGFSERVNGRGMLVDWSPQLKVLAHPSVGGFLTHNGWNSTLESISMGVPMIGWPLWAEQYHNTRLCKEIWKIGMDIESRLEDDTVLVTREEVEKVVRMMMMTGDEGSDFRKRALKLKEAARRAVKAGGSSHGNLDKFTQDMIGIANSLSI